One Larus michahellis chromosome 20, bLarMic1.1, whole genome shotgun sequence genomic window carries:
- the BOLA3 gene encoding bolA-like protein 3 has protein sequence MAAAAGLVLGRGPLFLRRGTWRSFSSQTDGEARVTRVLREKFPRASAIKVVDISGGCGAMYEIHIESEEFREKRTVQQHQMVNQALSEEIKSMHGLRIFTSTPKP, from the exons AtggccgccgcggcggggctggtgctgggccGCGGGCCG ctcttcctGCGCCGCGGCACCTGGCGAAGCTTCTCCTCGCAGACGGACGGGGAGGCCCGAGTCACCCGCGTCCTGCGGGAGAAGTTCCCCCGGGCCTCCGCCATCAAAGTGGTGGATATATCAG GGGGCTGCGGCGCCATGTACGAGATTCACATCGAGTCGGAGGAATTCAGAGAGAAGCGGACGGTGCAGCAGCATCAGATGGTTAATCAG GCACTGAGCGAGGAGATCAAGAGCATGCACGGACTGCGCATCTTCACCTCCACCCCCAAACCTTGA